From the genome of Hathewaya histolytica, one region includes:
- the recQ gene encoding DNA helicase RecQ: protein MSNKSLEILNKCYGYSHFRKGQEEIINEIVSGRDVACIMPTGGGKSICYQIPALIMSSVTLVISPLISLMKDQVDSLRVLGIEADYINSSLGNCEIMDIMNRLKNNEIKILYIAPERLDSKEFLNAISNVEISLIAIDEAHCVSQWGHDFRLSYKNVNKFISLLRNRPVVAAFTATATEEVREDIISLLGLKEPKVFVTGFNRENLEIKVLKGINKKSYILDYIENYKDESGIIYAATRKECDSLHEYLNDKGFSVGVYHAGLSNEERIKTQEDFVYDNINIIVATNAFGMGIDKSNVRFVIHYNIPKNIESYYQEIGRAGRDGEPSTCILLFSPGDIHTQKYLIDMSIGNPDRKVNEYKKLQTMVDLVYTTSCYKSFILNYFGEESEVGCKNCSNCNLEGELVDRTIDAQKVLSCIYRMKRPYGTTMIVDVLRGSTNKKLISVGLNELSTYGIVKNHTKDALKEFINTLISHRFIDYIEGEYPVVKLNELSYKVLKGEEKVLLKEIVKVKKVSKNNELYELLREVRKEIAKSEGVPPYVVFGDSSLKDMSTRYPMTSEQFLDITGVGESKKEKYGERFLSVICDYVETNDIKAKWEYHKENKKSSKTSKSTSGDKNKEKSSDVTIKMLREKSLEEVAKERGILLGTIFSHIKEYIKENSILDFTIDFSGLLESNREEVILRAIDKVGYERLKPIKDEVSSDVSYDEIRAVILKNFFIKEAR from the coding sequence TTGAGTAATAAATCCTTAGAAATTTTAAACAAATGTTACGGTTACTCCCATTTTCGTAAGGGGCAAGAAGAGATAATAAATGAAATTGTAAGTGGAAGAGATGTAGCTTGTATAATGCCAACTGGTGGAGGAAAGAGCATATGCTACCAAATACCTGCACTGATTATGTCTTCTGTAACATTAGTTATAAGTCCACTTATTTCACTTATGAAGGACCAAGTAGATAGTTTAAGGGTTCTCGGTATTGAAGCAGATTATATAAATAGTTCATTAGGTAATTGTGAAATAATGGATATCATGAATAGGCTTAAAAATAATGAAATAAAAATACTTTATATAGCACCAGAAAGATTGGATTCTAAGGAGTTTCTAAATGCTATAAGCAATGTAGAGATATCCTTAATTGCTATAGATGAGGCTCACTGTGTGTCTCAATGGGGACATGATTTTAGATTAAGTTATAAAAATGTAAATAAATTCATTTCTCTATTAAGAAATAGACCAGTGGTGGCTGCTTTTACCGCAACTGCTACAGAAGAAGTAAGAGAAGATATTATATCTTTACTAGGATTAAAAGAACCTAAGGTTTTTGTAACAGGATTTAATAGGGAAAATTTAGAGATTAAAGTGTTAAAAGGTATAAATAAAAAATCTTATATATTAGATTATATAGAAAATTATAAAGATGAAAGTGGAATAATTTATGCAGCTACTAGAAAAGAATGCGATTCTCTACATGAATATTTAAATGATAAGGGCTTTTCAGTAGGAGTATATCATGCTGGTTTAAGTAATGAGGAGAGAATTAAAACTCAAGAAGATTTTGTTTATGATAATATAAACATAATTGTGGCTACGAATGCTTTTGGTATGGGGATAGATAAATCTAATGTGAGATTTGTCATTCATTATAATATTCCTAAAAATATAGAAAGTTATTACCAGGAAATAGGTAGAGCAGGAAGAGATGGAGAACCAAGCACTTGTATTCTTTTATTTTCACCAGGCGATATTCATACTCAAAAGTATTTAATAGATATGAGTATTGGAAATCCAGATAGAAAGGTAAATGAATATAAAAAGCTCCAAACCATGGTGGATTTAGTTTATACTACCTCCTGTTATAAGTCTTTTATATTAAATTATTTCGGAGAAGAAAGTGAAGTTGGATGTAAGAATTGCAGTAATTGTAATTTAGAGGGGGAGCTAGTGGATAGAACCATAGATGCACAAAAGGTACTTTCTTGCATTTATAGAATGAAAAGACCTTATGGAACTACTATGATAGTAGATGTTTTAAGAGGTTCTACTAATAAAAAGCTTATATCTGTAGGGTTAAATGAATTAAGTACTTATGGTATAGTGAAAAATCATACAAAAGATGCTCTAAAGGAATTTATAAATACACTAATATCCCATAGGTTTATAGATTATATAGAGGGAGAATACCCTGTTGTAAAATTAAATGAACTATCTTATAAGGTTTTAAAAGGGGAGGAGAAGGTTCTACTAAAAGAGATTGTAAAAGTGAAAAAGGTTTCTAAAAATAATGAACTCTATGAACTTTTAAGGGAAGTTAGAAAAGAAATTGCAAAATCAGAAGGAGTACCACCATATGTAGTATTTGGAGATAGTTCATTAAAAGATATGAGTACTAGATACCCTATGACTTCGGAACAATTTTTGGATATAACAGGAGTAGGTGAAAGTAAAAAGGAAAAGTACGGGGAGAGATTTTTATCTGTCATATGTGACTATGTTGAAACTAATGATATAAAAGCTAAATGGGAATATCATAAAGAAAACAAAAAATCTTCAAAAACTTCAAAGTCTACAAGTGGAGATAAGAATAAAGAGAAATCTAGTGATGTAACTATAAAAATGCTAAGAGAGAAATCTTTAGAAGAAGTTGCAAAGGAAAGAGGTATACTTCTTGGAACTATTTTTTCACATATTAAAGAATATATAAAGGAAAACAGTATTTTAGATTTTACTATAGATTTTAGCGGACTTTTAGAAAGTAATAGAGAGGAAGTAATTTTAAGGGCTATAGATAAAGTTGGTTATGAACGATTAAAACCTATAAAAGATGAAGTATCATCTGATGTAAGTTATGATGAAATTAGGGCTGTAATATTAAAGAACTTTTTTATTAAGGAAGCCAGATAG
- a CDS encoding efflux RND transporter periplasmic adaptor subunit has product MKKKYIIIGSIVGVILLSLASFFIIKSNKIGNKKIKAEKYTIPERQKVFIDGIVLPEKTKEYFGDPTKGKVDKISVKNGQYVKKGEVLFTYKNDTVSNQIDEIERQVNGRKKERRLMKEKQDEIKRNTPTANSDSMVNSLSGDQGQKILAQNNASSKLSNIESKYSFTTIDNQIEELNNQIENLKDKEYTKVISEFEGTVYVNEESAQKNQPLVSVQTNKLYVKGKVSERDIQKIKLKDKVEVLILHNNKTLKGSISKIDLKPIGNDVPMPNMTQGGQANLSYYNVDMKLDSTEGILEGFHVQSTVNLGDSKIKIPKTSVINENGSDFTYKVVDGKTVKTKVVKGKEEGNDVIISSGISYGDTIIKEVNSKMKEGEQVE; this is encoded by the coding sequence ATGAAGAAAAAGTATATAATTATAGGGAGTATTGTCGGGGTTATACTTTTATCACTAGCTTCTTTTTTCATTATTAAAAGCAATAAAATAGGAAATAAGAAGATAAAAGCTGAAAAATACACTATTCCAGAAAGACAGAAAGTTTTCATAGATGGAATAGTGTTGCCAGAGAAAACCAAAGAATATTTCGGGGATCCAACCAAGGGTAAAGTAGACAAAATTAGTGTTAAAAATGGTCAATATGTAAAAAAAGGAGAAGTATTATTTACATATAAAAATGATACTGTATCAAATCAAATTGATGAAATTGAAAGACAAGTAAATGGTCGCAAAAAAGAAAGAAGACTTATGAAAGAAAAACAAGATGAAATAAAGAGAAATACACCTACTGCAAATAGTGATAGTATGGTAAATTCCTTAAGTGGAGATCAGGGACAGAAAATTTTGGCTCAAAATAATGCAAGTTCTAAATTATCTAATATTGAAAGTAAGTACTCTTTTACTACCATAGATAATCAAATAGAAGAACTTAATAATCAAATAGAAAATTTAAAGGATAAGGAATATACAAAAGTAATTTCAGAGTTTGAAGGTACAGTTTATGTAAATGAGGAAAGTGCTCAAAAAAATCAGCCATTAGTATCTGTACAGACAAATAAATTATATGTTAAAGGTAAGGTAAGTGAAAGAGATATACAAAAGATAAAGTTAAAGGATAAAGTAGAAGTTCTAATACTTCACAATAATAAAACCCTAAAGGGAAGTATTAGTAAAATAGATTTAAAACCAATAGGGAATGACGTTCCGATGCCTAATATGACACAAGGTGGACAAGCTAATTTGTCTTATTATAATGTAGATATGAAGTTAGATTCAACTGAAGGTATTCTTGAAGGGTTTCATGTACAAAGTACAGTTAATTTAGGAGATTCTAAAATTAAAATACCTAAAACTTCTGTTATAAATGAAAATGGTTCAGATTTTACTTATAAAGTTGTTGATGGTAAAACTGTTAAGACGAAAGTGGTTAAGGGTAAGGAAGAAGGAAATGATGTTATAATATCATCTGGAATAAGTTATGGAGATACAATTATAAAAGAAGTTAATAGTAAGATGAAAGAGGGAGAGCAGGTTGAATAA
- a CDS encoding ABC transporter ATP-binding protein yields MNKVIELKDINKFYKLGKGKLHALKSINLVIEEGDFLMITGKSGSGKTTLMNVLAFLDTFNKGEYLFKEKNVTHMIEDERCEFRNKYIGFIFQQFHLIQSLTVGQNVELPLLYGGGLNKSERRERVITHLKEVGLEDKVNQKPFELSGGQQQRVAIARALVNSPSIIFADEPTGALDSETGTDIMNLLKKLNKDGKTIVMVTHDLDLKFYANKVIVISDGKVVKEGE; encoded by the coding sequence TTGAATAAGGTTATTGAACTAAAAGATATAAATAAGTTCTATAAATTAGGAAAAGGTAAATTACATGCTCTAAAATCCATAAACTTAGTTATTGAAGAAGGAGATTTTCTTATGATAACAGGAAAATCTGGAAGTGGGAAAACTACCTTAATGAATGTACTAGCATTTTTAGATACTTTCAACAAAGGAGAATATTTATTTAAAGAAAAAAATGTTACTCATATGATTGAGGATGAAAGATGTGAGTTTAGAAATAAATATATAGGCTTTATTTTTCAACAGTTTCATTTAATTCAATCACTAACTGTAGGCCAAAATGTAGAGTTACCCCTTTTATATGGAGGAGGATTGAACAAATCAGAGCGTAGGGAAAGGGTAATTACACATTTAAAAGAAGTAGGTCTTGAGGATAAGGTAAATCAGAAACCCTTTGAATTATCAGGAGGACAACAACAAAGAGTTGCCATAGCTAGGGCACTGGTAAATTCTCCATCTATAATATTCGCTGATGAGCCAACAGGGGCTTTGGATAGTGAAACTGGAACAGATATAATGAATTTATTAAAAAAACTTAATAAAGATGGTAAAACTATTGTAATGGTTACCCATGATTTAGATTTAAAGTTTTATGCTAATAAAGTAATCGTTATATCTGATGGAAAAGTAGTAAAGGAAGGTGAGTAA
- a CDS encoding ABC transporter permease has protein sequence MNLINLLKNSLLALKAHKIRVFLTMIGIIIGISSVVTILSIGDGLKYQVTKSVSDTNTNKFTIYFENENPSRNTMYGENFSKNDLNALKSIDGVEKAEKDSGGFGGGDTVMAPASYFDRSNTLFISIYKSGKLNVSYGRSFKESDKGKNFIVLNYKECKNFFEEPKEAIGKAININGSNFEVIGVLKDDKGSFMPLNSTILEESKDAIKQDTNFNMIMIVPRARADKKKIFEEAKKILKQLHPELKGEYKMQDPNEITKVFEQIIDSITMFIACVTGISLFVGGVGVMNIMYVSVSERKREIGIRRAIGAKPKSILLQFLFEAVLVTMIGGLIGVLLGFLLSQIIGLLLPFKPILTFKNFFVATLFSVLTGVIFGIIPANKAAKLPPIKAIYK, from the coding sequence ATGAATTTGATTAATTTATTAAAGAATTCCTTATTAGCCTTAAAGGCTCATAAGATAAGAGTTTTTTTAACTATGATTGGCATAATAATAGGTATAAGTTCTGTAGTTACTATACTTTCTATAGGGGATGGATTAAAGTATCAGGTTACAAAGTCTGTATCAGATACAAATACTAATAAATTCACTATATATTTTGAAAATGAAAATCCTTCAAGAAATACTATGTATGGAGAAAATTTTTCGAAAAATGATTTAAATGCGTTAAAATCAATTGATGGTGTTGAGAAGGCAGAAAAAGATAGCGGTGGTTTTGGTGGTGGAGATACAGTAATGGCACCTGCAAGTTACTTTGATAGGAGTAATACCCTTTTTATAAGTATTTATAAAAGTGGAAAATTAAATGTATCTTACGGAAGAAGTTTTAAAGAAAGTGATAAAGGGAAAAATTTTATAGTTTTAAATTATAAGGAATGTAAAAACTTTTTTGAGGAACCAAAAGAAGCTATAGGAAAGGCTATAAATATTAATGGTTCTAACTTTGAAGTTATAGGTGTCCTAAAAGATGATAAAGGCAGTTTTATGCCATTAAATAGTACTATTCTTGAAGAATCTAAAGATGCAATTAAGCAAGATACTAATTTTAATATGATAATGATAGTGCCAAGAGCTAGAGCTGATAAGAAAAAGATATTTGAAGAGGCTAAAAAGATTTTGAAACAACTTCATCCTGAGTTAAAGGGTGAATATAAAATGCAGGACCCAAATGAAATAACAAAGGTTTTTGAACAAATTATAGATAGTATAACTATGTTCATTGCTTGTGTAACCGGAATATCTCTCTTTGTAGGGGGAGTTGGAGTTATGAATATAATGTATGTATCTGTATCTGAAAGAAAAAGAGAAATAGGAATTAGAAGAGCAATAGGAGCTAAGCCTAAAAGTATACTACTGCAGTTTCTATTTGAGGCGGTACTAGTAACTATGATAGGTGGGTTAATAGGGGTTTTATTAGGATTCTTATTATCGCAAATAATAGGATTATTATTACCATTTAAACCTATACTAACATTTAAAAATTTCTTTGTGGCAACGTTATTCTCTGTATTAACAGGAGTTATATTTGGAATAATCCCAGCTAATAAGGCGGCAAAATTACCTCCTATAAAGGCTATATACAAATAA
- a CDS encoding Spx/MgsR family RNA polymerase-binding regulatory protein, giving the protein METLFVEYPKCTTCKKAKKWLCENNIEFKERHIVEDNPTKEELKKWIEISGLPINKFFNTSGKLYREMNLKDKIKNCSEEELIGILSTDGMLVKRPILVMENKVLVGFKEEQYKEIV; this is encoded by the coding sequence ATGGAAACTTTATTTGTAGAATATCCAAAGTGTACTACTTGCAAGAAAGCAAAAAAGTGGTTATGTGAAAATAACATAGAATTTAAAGAAAGACATATAGTCGAAGATAATCCTACTAAGGAAGAATTAAAGAAATGGATAGAAATAAGTGGACTTCCTATAAATAAATTCTTTAATACTTCAGGTAAATTATATAGGGAAATGAATTTAAAAGACAAAATAAAAAATTGTAGTGAAGAGGAGTTAATAGGAATTCTATCAACTGATGGAATGCTTGTTAAAAGACCTATATTAGTTATGGAGAATAAGGTTTTAGTAGGTTTTAAGGAGGAACAGTATAAGGAAATTGTATAA